The Methanocalculus natronophilus genome window below encodes:
- a CDS encoding pyridoxamine 5'-phosphate oxidase family protein: MVHIDEKLKESIAEVRIVPLATASKDGIPNVVPMGSVWVMDEKTIWIGDNFMQKTLQNVLENPHAALYVWSQSVGGCVQLKCDVVVETSGENVEKMRAMIHEKKPNLPGKSLLILTVKEKYECAPGPNAGKLLD, from the coding sequence ATGGTACATATTGACGAGAAACTGAAAGAGTCGATTGCTGAAGTCCGGATTGTTCCGCTTGCAACAGCATCAAAGGATGGCATCCCGAATGTTGTTCCGATGGGAAGCGTCTGGGTTATGGATGAGAAGACGATCTGGATTGGGGATAATTTCATGCAGAAAACCCTCCAGAACGTCCTTGAAAATCCTCATGCAGCTCTCTATGTCTGGAGCCAGAGTGTTGGGGGCTGTGTGCAGCTGAAATGTGATGTCGTGGTCGAAACAAGCGGTGAGAATGTCGAGAAGATGAGAGCGATGATCCACGAGAAAAAACCCAATCTACCGGGGAAATCGCTTCTCATCCTTACAGTAAAAGAAAAATATGAGTGTGCCCCGGGCCCGAATGCCGGGAAGCTACTCGACTAA
- the rnz gene encoding ribonuclease Z yields MAGETLHVHFLGTAGALPTPQRNPSCIMIRRGSDTILFDCGEGAQQQMMRARTGFTVDAIFISHWHADHYLGLFGLFETMSFHGRTDPIRLYGPRRLHEVVAVIRQLNQTISFPIIAVELEDGMEALFSGYRVTAFATRHGCESYGFILKEDDRPGRFNREEAIALGVRPGPLFGRLQRGETVTVSVDGEDQIITPGEVMGAPRPGRTVVYTGDTRPLRVWPKAAESADLLIHDATFDDLEKERADEVFHATAGSAGQAARDLGVMRLALVHISSRYTQTANHIQDAKKHYQGEVLSPTDCTMIEIPFQD; encoded by the coding sequence ATCGCCGGAGAGACACTCCATGTCCATTTCCTCGGGACTGCCGGAGCTCTCCCCACCCCACAGAGGAATCCATCCTGCATCATGATCAGACGGGGCTCAGATACGATCCTCTTTGACTGTGGTGAGGGTGCACAGCAGCAGATGATGCGTGCGAGAACCGGTTTTACAGTCGATGCCATCTTTATCTCCCACTGGCATGCTGATCATTATCTCGGACTGTTTGGTCTTTTTGAAACGATGAGTTTTCATGGCAGAACCGATCCGATCCGGCTCTATGGCCCAAGGCGTCTCCATGAGGTCGTTGCTGTCATCAGGCAGCTGAACCAGACGATCAGCTTCCCAATTATTGCAGTTGAGCTTGAGGATGGGATGGAGGCTCTCTTTTCCGGCTACCGTGTCACCGCCTTTGCCACCCGGCATGGCTGTGAAAGTTATGGCTTTATTCTCAAGGAAGACGACAGGCCGGGGAGATTTAACAGGGAAGAGGCAATAGCGCTTGGTGTACGGCCAGGCCCGCTTTTTGGGCGTCTCCAGAGAGGTGAAACCGTCACTGTCTCTGTTGATGGGGAGGATCAGATCATTACTCCCGGCGAGGTGATGGGTGCACCACGGCCGGGAAGAACAGTTGTGTATACGGGAGATACCCGGCCTCTCAGGGTCTGGCCAAAGGCGGCTGAGAGTGCAGATCTCCTCATCCACGATGCCACATTTGATGATTTGGAAAAAGAGCGTGCAGATGAGGTTTTTCATGCAACCGCCGGGAGTGCGGGTCAGGCCGCCCGGGATCTCGGGGTGATGCGGCTTGCTCTTGTTCATATCAGTTCACGGTATACCCAGACAGCAAATCATATACAGGATGCAAAAAAACACTATCAGGGAGAGGTGCTGTCTCCTACTGACTGCACAATGATCGAGATACCATTTCAGGATTGA
- a CDS encoding CheR family methyltransferase, producing MDKDLKQIKDLIEKTLQIRCSNYKEEYIKRRLLSRMRTTQSANYKEYMQYLDKNPPEWELLRNALTINVTEFFRDKEVFEILRKELIPEILSGNGRIRIWSAGCSSGEEPYSLAMILSEITTKKGGAVATIYATDIDEKILKRAKDGIYEAKVVEKLPAATIRRHFTKLPDDQYQVKQHLKDMIHFRKHDLMSGVPASRYVDIVTCRNVTIYFTEQQKNDLARTIHAALNKNGYYVMGKTEYLGREVEGLFSHYNALQKILKKNEV from the coding sequence ATGGATAAAGATCTCAAGCAAATCAAGGATCTTATTGAGAAGACCCTGCAGATCCGCTGTTCAAATTATAAAGAAGAATACATCAAGCGGCGGCTTCTTTCACGGATGCGGACAACGCAGTCAGCAAATTATAAGGAATATATGCAATATCTCGATAAAAATCCTCCTGAGTGGGAATTGCTGAGAAATGCACTCACCATCAATGTCACAGAGTTCTTCAGGGATAAAGAAGTCTTTGAGATTCTACGAAAGGAATTAATCCCTGAAATACTCTCAGGCAACGGGAGGATCAGAATCTGGTCTGCAGGCTGTTCATCTGGTGAGGAGCCCTATTCGCTCGCCATGATACTCTCAGAGATCACGACAAAAAAAGGAGGTGCGGTAGCGACAATATATGCAACAGATATCGATGAAAAAATCCTCAAGCGAGCAAAAGATGGAATATATGAGGCAAAAGTTGTTGAGAAGCTGCCTGCTGCAACAATCAGAAGGCATTTTACAAAGCTTCCCGATGACCAGTATCAGGTGAAGCAGCATCTCAAAGATATGATACACTTCCGAAAACATGATCTGATGAGCGGTGTTCCTGCATCACGGTATGTGGATATTGTCACCTGCCGGAATGTCACCATCTACTTCACCGAACAGCAGAAAAATGATCTGGCACGAACGATACACGCTGCACTGAATAAAAATGGCTATTATGTGATGGGAAAGACAGAATATCTCGGACGCGAAGTAGAGGGGCTCTTCTCCCATTACAACGCCCTGCAGAAGATTCTGAAGAAAAACGAAGTATAG
- a CDS encoding potassium channel family protein, which yields MFDPDRQPVNFKDVLIEMKDVSELMVDLAYSAILFENKEISREVINLEETMNQLLYQARITSILGARRMEEAESMSGLLQIAEGAERISNAASEIAKVLLKDIRIQARMRQALPEAEEVTIRVEIQPDSELDESVIGEVRLQSTTGMLVIAIRRGRVWTYGPDKHTRLKKGDILIAKGPEDGIAPLSRQAGVDLPSIDPAIGAAVDDLDRAVLLIVEMKNISELAVGLAYTALLFDSRDIAEEVVWLNERMDSMRHRLDLWILEAAKRVEEVESLRGLLHMGAFADEICSAAFSVVDVIRRDIEIPPIFRKIIRESDEIITHIEVQPASALAGKTLKEASLGSVTGMIVLAIKRGDAWIYRPRKHVKLYDGDTIIAKGRRDGECRLLALSVPQEEQIHVE from the coding sequence ATGTTCGACCCTGACCGTCAGCCTGTCAACTTCAAAGATGTCCTCATTGAGATGAAAGATGTCTCAGAGTTGATGGTCGATCTGGCATATTCTGCGATACTCTTTGAGAACAAGGAGATTTCGAGGGAAGTTATCAACCTGGAGGAGACGATGAACCAGCTCCTCTACCAGGCGCGGATCACCAGTATTCTCGGAGCACGAAGAATGGAGGAGGCCGAATCCATGAGTGGCCTGCTTCAGATTGCTGAAGGTGCAGAACGGATCTCAAATGCTGCTTCAGAGATTGCAAAAGTACTGCTGAAAGACATCCGGATCCAGGCCCGGATGCGGCAGGCTCTTCCCGAGGCAGAAGAGGTGACAATCCGCGTCGAGATCCAGCCTGATAGCGAACTTGATGAGAGCGTCATTGGCGAGGTGCGTCTCCAGAGTACAACAGGTATGCTGGTCATCGCGATCCGCCGCGGCCGGGTCTGGACGTATGGTCCGGATAAGCATACCCGCCTGAAAAAGGGTGATATCCTCATCGCCAAAGGGCCTGAAGATGGCATAGCGCCGCTTTCCAGGCAGGCTGGAGTTGATCTGCCATCTATTGATCCGGCAATCGGGGCCGCTGTCGATGATCTCGATCGTGCGGTGCTGCTGATTGTAGAGATGAAAAATATCAGTGAACTGGCAGTTGGACTTGCCTATACCGCGCTCCTCTTTGACAGCAGGGATATCGCAGAAGAGGTGGTCTGGCTGAATGAACGGATGGACTCGATGCGGCATCGCCTGGATCTATGGATCCTTGAAGCTGCAAAACGGGTGGAAGAGGTTGAGAGCCTCAGGGGGCTGTTGCATATGGGAGCATTTGCAGATGAGATCTGTAGTGCGGCCTTCTCTGTTGTCGATGTAATCAGGCGGGATATAGAAATCCCTCCCATATTCAGGAAGATCATCCGGGAGTCCGATGAGATCATCACCCATATCGAGGTGCAGCCTGCGTCCGCTCTTGCCGGGAAAACCCTCAAGGAAGCATCCCTTGGTTCTGTAACAGGAATGATCGTCCTTGCCATCAAGCGCGGTGATGCATGGATCTACCGCCCCCGGAAACATGTCAAATTATATGACGGGGACACAATCATTGCAAAAGGCCGGCGTGATGGTGAATGCAGGCTACTGGCACTCAGTGTGCCACAGGAAGAACAAATTCATGTGGAGTAA
- a CDS encoding sugar phosphate isomerase/epimerase family protein, protein MIQALYFSSSSKVWDDPDWVFGIEEIGYDGWEISADGNYRLDEKSKKERLSDVIASTSLQVTVHAPYGDLNPASINYPIWRESVRQVCLCIEHAADLTDRVTIHPGYLSPLSKYDPGRAWSLQKEALTEIGKTAEDHGILACLENMISIKEFLCRDPGELFGMIEGIEGIGTTIDIGHANTTGTVDEFLRHLGSADHLHLHDNHGSSDEHLALRRGTVDWNRVSKAVLESYSGIVVVEGRNLVEAEESLHVVRGWH, encoded by the coding sequence ATGATTCAGGCTCTCTATTTCTCCTCATCATCGAAGGTATGGGATGATCCGGACTGGGTCTTTGGAATTGAGGAGATCGGCTATGACGGCTGGGAGATCTCAGCAGACGGCAACTACCGGCTTGATGAGAAGAGTAAAAAAGAGCGTTTGTCTGATGTCATAGCAAGTACCAGCCTGCAGGTGACTGTACATGCACCCTATGGCGATCTCAATCCTGCGTCCATAAATTATCCGATATGGCGTGAATCTGTCAGGCAGGTCTGCCTCTGTATCGAGCATGCAGCTGATCTGACAGACCGGGTGACGATCCATCCGGGGTATCTCTCACCCCTCTCAAAATATGACCCCGGGCGGGCATGGTCACTCCAGAAAGAGGCACTCACAGAAATCGGGAAAACCGCAGAGGATCATGGCATTCTTGCCTGCCTTGAAAATATGATCTCCATTAAGGAATTTCTCTGCCGGGATCCCGGGGAGCTCTTTGGTATGATTGAGGGAATTGAAGGTATCGGTACAACTATCGACATCGGCCATGCCAACACAACAGGCACAGTTGATGAGTTTCTCAGGCACCTCGGATCAGCTGATCACCTGCATCTCCATGACAACCATGGATCCTCAGATGAGCATCTTGCCCTCAGGAGAGGAACCGTTGACTGGAACCGTGTCTCGAAAGCCGTACTTGAATCATATTCGGGGATCGTTGTCGTTGAGGGCCGTAATCTCGTGGAAGCAGAGGAGAGCCTGCATGTTGTCAGGGGGTGGCACTGA
- a CDS encoding anaerobic ribonucleoside-triphosphate reductase activating protein, translating to MLVNFGGFIPISTVDWPGRAVCTVFLRGCPVRCDYCHNADLQNGSDLRLVDEILAMIQSSCIAASGVIFSGGEPTHQGEALRELAKRSSEMGIRVGIHTNGVYPETLRDLISDGSLHRVALDIKARWNRYDNLLRENYCRAVKETLITCQTAYLKGELPEFQVVITLFRGYEDEVKYISRDTMHLPLVLQQGVFGEITPLSSAELRVIADGLGRSVIIRTREDGEFYYEGTRTGRSPGER from the coding sequence TTGCTCGTTAATTTTGGTGGTTTTATTCCAATCAGTACTGTCGACTGGCCCGGACGTGCCGTATGTACGGTATTCCTGCGCGGCTGCCCGGTCAGGTGCGACTACTGCCATAATGCAGACCTCCAGAATGGCAGCGATCTCCGTTTGGTGGATGAGATCCTTGCGATGATACAATCATCCTGTATAGCAGCATCCGGCGTCATATTCTCAGGCGGTGAACCGACACACCAGGGAGAAGCGCTCCGTGAACTGGCAAAGCGGTCAAGTGAGATGGGTATTCGTGTCGGCATCCATACCAATGGTGTCTACCCCGAAACGCTCAGGGATCTCATCAGTGATGGATCGCTTCACCGGGTTGCCCTTGATATCAAGGCGCGGTGGAACCGATACGACAATCTCCTCAGGGAGAACTATTGCAGGGCTGTGAAAGAAACCCTCATTACCTGCCAAACAGCATATCTTAAAGGTGAACTCCCTGAATTTCAGGTTGTTATCACGCTCTTTCGCGGCTATGAGGATGAGGTCAAATATATCTCACGAGATACAATGCATCTCCCTCTTGTGCTTCAGCAGGGGGTATTCGGTGAGATTACACCACTCTCATCAGCCGAACTAAGGGTGATTGCTGATGGGTTAGGACGATCGGTCATAATCAGGACACGGGAAGATGGAGAATTTTACTATGAAGGTACTCGGACTGGTCGGTCTCCCGGCGAGCGGTAA
- a CDS encoding DHH family phosphoesterase → MVNSKETVYKLGPGCEVEDVQQGAIYTGKVQGFANFGTFVMLNNNVKGLVHKSNALTQHRERGDILVQVAQVRPNGNIDLHEVILDDYETKIVNRVVQTTLLIDLGAKIGRRVTVEGELAQVKQTSGPTIFTILDESGTENAAAFIEAGVRAYPEADTGDIVQISGEVMKRNNQLQIEVSALHLLKGDDAETVRGRIEAALDTRTEPPEIPFLVESDVLTKLKPEMRKLAKIIRRAVFTQQPIILRHHADADGISAAVAVETAVVALIREHASEGDFDYYLFKRSPSKAPFYEIEDITRDLDFMLKDSIRFGQKLPLIFLMDNGSTEEDMPAYKIAQVYDLDVVVADHHHPDEIIDQFLKAHVNPYHVGGDFGITAGMIGTELARMINPAVEDQIIHLPAIAGVADRSESQELPQYLSLVKDTYPLEECRKIALALDYEQFWLRFNDGREIVRDILNLTNNPVRHARLVSLLVEEAEAAINEQVKTLMPHVKEQRLASGAHLFIADVEMYAHRFTFPPPGKTSGEIHDLLCQKYQNEPVVTIGLGPDFAVLRSRGVLMNIPKMVRELREEISGGGVNGGGHLVVGSIKFVEGMRQTVIEKLIEKIGEAGVAH, encoded by the coding sequence ATGGTAAATTCTAAGGAAACAGTCTATAAACTTGGCCCCGGATGTGAGGTTGAGGATGTACAGCAGGGAGCAATATATACAGGAAAGGTGCAGGGTTTTGCAAACTTTGGAACGTTTGTGATGCTGAATAACAATGTCAAAGGCCTTGTTCATAAGAGCAATGCACTGACACAGCACCGTGAACGTGGAGACATTCTCGTGCAGGTTGCGCAGGTGCGGCCAAACGGCAATATTGACCTGCATGAAGTGATCCTTGATGACTATGAGACAAAAATTGTAAACAGGGTTGTTCAGACCACACTTCTTATTGACCTTGGAGCAAAAATTGGCAGACGCGTCACGGTTGAAGGTGAGCTTGCCCAGGTAAAACAGACGAGTGGACCAACCATATTTACGATACTTGATGAATCCGGAACAGAGAATGCTGCAGCATTCATCGAAGCAGGTGTCCGGGCTTATCCTGAGGCAGATACAGGCGATATTGTACAGATATCCGGAGAGGTGATGAAGCGGAACAACCAGCTCCAGATAGAGGTTTCTGCACTTCACCTGCTCAAAGGGGATGACGCCGAGACTGTCCGGGGACGAATCGAAGCAGCACTTGATACAAGAACTGAGCCCCCGGAGATACCCTTCCTTGTTGAGAGTGATGTGCTGACAAAACTGAAGCCTGAGATGCGAAAGCTGGCAAAGATCATCAGGCGTGCTGTCTTTACACAGCAGCCGATCATCCTCCGCCACCATGCAGACGCAGATGGTATTTCTGCTGCAGTTGCTGTTGAAACTGCGGTTGTCGCACTTATCAGGGAACATGCATCTGAGGGCGATTTCGACTACTATCTCTTCAAACGATCGCCATCAAAAGCTCCGTTCTATGAGATTGAGGATATCACCCGGGATCTTGACTTCATGCTGAAAGACAGCATACGGTTTGGCCAGAAACTCCCCCTTATATTCCTGATGGATAATGGCTCGACTGAAGAGGATATGCCTGCATACAAAATTGCACAGGTCTATGATCTGGATGTTGTGGTTGCGGACCATCATCATCCAGATGAGATCATCGATCAGTTCCTCAAGGCACATGTGAATCCCTATCATGTTGGCGGCGACTTCGGCATCACCGCAGGCATGATCGGAACAGAACTCGCACGGATGATCAATCCCGCAGTTGAAGATCAGATCATCCATCTCCCGGCTATTGCCGGAGTCGCAGACAGGAGTGAATCACAGGAACTTCCACAGTACCTCTCCCTGGTCAAAGATACGTACCCGCTTGAGGAATGCAGAAAGATTGCCCTTGCCCTTGACTATGAACAGTTCTGGCTCAGGTTTAATGACGGCCGGGAGATCGTCAGGGATATTCTGAACCTGACAAATAACCCGGTGCGGCATGCGCGACTTGTCTCGCTCCTTGTGGAAGAAGCCGAGGCGGCAATTAATGAACAGGTGAAAACCCTTATGCCCCATGTGAAAGAACAGCGCCTGGCATCAGGAGCACATCTCTTTATCGCCGATGTCGAGATGTATGCACACCGGTTCACGTTTCCCCCACCTGGTAAAACATCTGGTGAGATACATGATCTCCTCTGCCAGAAATATCAGAATGAGCCGGTTGTCACCATCGGGCTCGGACCGGATTTTGCTGTTCTTCGCTCCCGCGGTGTCCTGATGAATATCCCGAAGATGGTGCGCGAGCTCAGGGAAGAGATATCCGGGGGCGGCGTGAATGGAGGCGGCCATCTCGTCGTCGGCAGCATCAAATTTGTTGAAGGGATGCGGCAGACGGTCATTGAAAAGCTGATCGAAAAGATTGGAGAAGCAGGGGTTGCACACTAA
- a CDS encoding magnesium transporter: MNQLMTDVARRYRDFLTGLVALLITTLLASVAGIYLGSVHDILILIPGLMILVPVSINMRGAIAGILASRLASAMHLGAFNVSYNRGTVLGDNLQATFILTVVIGAIVGCIGFLIGELAGLKIITITEMVLISVISSCIAGLLVTAVTLLVSLATYRYGLDLDMVGAPTVTTAGDVITLPLLVVTAVFVVNLTGFWQTLLLVLTLVLLGISILGIVKGTMLVRSIISEGVPLLAPLCILGTIAGVIYTDGLEDLVATAALLIIIPPFMNGCGAIGGIICSKLATGMHMGSIEPTLVPGREVFSGFSENYLYALVILPLMAAIAHGAAVFMGLDSPGLLMMVAVTMTAGVIVVTGLNLLAYLTASVSFALGYDPDNFGIPVVTSSIDLVGASVLILVIHLLL, from the coding sequence ATGAACCAGCTGATGACAGATGTCGCCCGCCGTTACCGCGACTTCCTGACAGGGCTGGTTGCCCTTCTCATCACCACACTGCTTGCATCAGTTGCAGGCATCTATCTTGGTTCAGTACATGACATCTTAATCCTCATACCTGGGCTGATGATCCTTGTCCCGGTTTCTATTAATATGCGGGGTGCAATTGCCGGGATACTCGCGTCCCGCCTCGCCTCGGCAATGCATCTTGGAGCATTTAATGTATCATACAACCGGGGAACTGTGCTTGGCGACAATCTCCAGGCCACGTTTATTCTCACAGTCGTAATCGGCGCAATTGTCGGCTGTATCGGCTTTCTAATCGGTGAGCTGGCAGGATTGAAGATCATCACCATCACCGAGATGGTACTCATATCAGTCATCTCAAGCTGTATAGCCGGCCTTCTTGTCACTGCAGTGACACTTCTCGTCTCTCTTGCAACATACCGCTATGGCCTGGATCTCGATATGGTTGGGGCACCGACTGTGACAACGGCCGGTGATGTCATTACCCTGCCGCTTCTGGTCGTCACAGCTGTTTTTGTCGTGAACCTGACCGGATTCTGGCAGACTCTCTTATTGGTGCTGACTCTCGTTCTGCTTGGAATAAGCATACTTGGCATAGTGAAAGGCACGATGCTTGTCCGCTCCATCATATCCGAGGGGGTTCCGCTGCTTGCACCGCTCTGTATACTCGGGACAATTGCGGGAGTTATCTATACAGACGGACTTGAAGATCTTGTTGCAACAGCAGCGCTCCTTATTATCATCCCGCCATTCATGAACGGGTGTGGAGCAATAGGCGGGATCATCTGCTCAAAACTGGCGACCGGCATGCACATGGGATCGATTGAGCCCACACTTGTCCCTGGCCGCGAGGTATTCTCCGGGTTCTCGGAAAATTACCTCTATGCCCTGGTGATCCTCCCACTGATGGCAGCAATTGCGCATGGAGCCGCAGTCTTCATGGGTCTTGACTCTCCTGGTCTTCTTATGATGGTTGCAGTGACCATGACTGCCGGCGTCATCGTGGTGACGGGCCTGAATCTTCTTGCATACCTGACAGCCAGTGTATCATTTGCCCTTGGCTATGACCCCGATAACTTTGGTATCCCGGTTGTCACAAGCTCTATCGATCTGGTTGGGGCAAGTGTGCTGATCCTGGTGATACACCTGCTCCTATAG
- a CDS encoding DUF7123 family protein — MTVPDSIRNKYNETQDRILKYLRGGIQKGRHFFKSKYIARDLGLSSKEVGTNLAILSEICDDLEIKRWSYSNSTTWMVTSRAI; from the coding sequence ATGACTGTACCAGATTCTATCCGGAATAAGTATAATGAAACGCAGGATCGTATTTTAAAATATCTGCGTGGAGGTATACAAAAAGGGCGTCATTTCTTTAAATCAAAATATATCGCCCGGGATCTCGGCCTCTCTTCAAAGGAGGTCGGGACAAATCTCGCTATCCTCTCTGAGATCTGTGATGATCTTGAGATTAAGCGGTGGAGCTACTCCAACAGCACAACCTGGATGGTAACGTCGCGGGCCATATAA
- a CDS encoding AAA family ATPase, translated as MKVLGLVGLPASGKGECSRIAEELGIPVVVMGDVIRQYAEEEGVDATDLHLGTIARRLREEQGMAAIAELTIPVIEALDAHVVLVDGIRGDAEVAFYRRHFPDFLLIAIECPFSERLRRLKERRRSDDMQSEDDLRLRDERECGFGLATAMHHADVRIENTTSLEAFQTRVRDILKDLGGL; from the coding sequence ATGAAGGTACTCGGACTGGTCGGTCTCCCGGCGAGCGGTAAAGGTGAATGCTCACGTATAGCAGAGGAGCTGGGCATCCCGGTCGTTGTCATGGGCGATGTTATCCGGCAGTATGCAGAAGAGGAAGGAGTGGATGCAACTGATCTCCACCTCGGCACCATCGCACGCCGTCTCAGGGAAGAGCAGGGGATGGCGGCTATTGCAGAGCTGACCATACCCGTGATCGAGGCTCTTGATGCTCATGTTGTCCTGGTCGATGGTATCAGGGGAGATGCCGAGGTTGCATTCTATCGCCGTCATTTTCCCGATTTTCTCTTAATTGCCATTGAATGCCCGTTCTCCGAGCGGTTACGGCGCCTGAAAGAGCGAAGGCGATCAGATGATATGCAGAGTGAAGACGATCTCAGGCTGCGCGATGAGCGTGAGTGCGGCTTTGGCCTTGCTACAGCAATGCACCATGCAGATGTCCGTATAGAGAATACAACGTCCCTTGAAGCTTTTCAGACACGGGTACGCGATATATTGAAAGATTTGGGCGGTTTATAA
- the ade gene encoding adenine deaminase, translating to MQSDSFYADCIIKNCVVFNPFTCDWEHEDLAIRDGYVLGVGDGYRGEEVIDLHGARVVPGLIDAHLHIESSLLTPAEYGRLVLSHGTTTVIADPHEIANVAGITGIRAMMDDASRTPLDIFFMLPSCVPATPMDCAGATLTAGDLAELIDHPLVPGLGEMMNVPGVLGSDPDVLAKLRLSTIVDGHAPMLTGPALDAYIRAGIGSDHECITLDEASEKLRKGMYIFMREGAAAKNLRDLAPLADCHTASRSAFATDDRPADMLAYNGSVDDCIRIAMESGIPEEVALRMATLTPAERLSLHDRGALAPGRIADFCVLDDSESFQVKRVFKRGREMKNLSYQPPEPLNIRFSCRLPTIADLAIRGDGPARVIGLIPGQIATCEEIHDVVGSDLPDTDRDIQKAVVCDRYHASGFGLGLVRGFGLWNGALAASVSHDSHNIVAVGARDEDIVAALDLVASQNGAMAVVSEEKTTMLPLPFGGIMSDKPYPEVISMLQKIDQHAGSLGATDNPFMYLSFLALTVIPQLRLTERGLFDNTSFTNTDLFLDRAPVLK from the coding sequence ATGCAGAGCGATTCCTTCTATGCTGATTGTATCATTAAAAATTGTGTTGTCTTCAATCCGTTTACCTGCGACTGGGAGCATGAGGATCTTGCTATCAGGGATGGGTATGTGCTTGGAGTAGGGGATGGCTATCGTGGAGAAGAGGTTATTGATCTTCATGGAGCACGTGTGGTTCCCGGCCTGATAGATGCCCATCTCCATATTGAAAGCTCCCTTCTGACGCCTGCAGAATATGGACGACTGGTGCTGTCTCATGGGACAACAACAGTGATAGCTGATCCCCATGAAATCGCCAATGTTGCCGGGATCACAGGGATCCGGGCGATGATGGATGATGCATCCAGAACACCACTTGATATCTTCTTTATGCTTCCCAGTTGTGTTCCAGCAACTCCAATGGACTGTGCAGGAGCCACCCTTACTGCAGGCGACCTTGCAGAACTAATTGACCATCCCTTGGTGCCAGGTCTTGGGGAGATGATGAATGTCCCCGGTGTACTTGGATCAGATCCGGATGTGCTGGCAAAACTCAGGCTCTCTACAATTGTAGATGGCCATGCACCCATGCTGACCGGACCTGCCCTTGATGCGTATATCCGGGCAGGTATTGGAAGCGATCATGAATGTATCACCCTTGACGAGGCTTCAGAGAAGCTGAGGAAAGGGATGTATATCTTCATGAGGGAGGGTGCTGCTGCAAAAAACCTCCGGGATCTTGCCCCTCTTGCCGACTGCCACACAGCATCCCGATCTGCTTTTGCAACAGATGACCGGCCTGCTGATATGCTTGCGTATAATGGATCAGTTGATGACTGTATCAGAATTGCAATGGAGAGCGGTATTCCCGAAGAGGTTGCCCTCAGGATGGCAACGTTAACCCCGGCTGAACGTCTCTCTCTTCATGATCGCGGCGCTCTGGCACCCGGACGTATAGCCGACTTTTGTGTTCTTGATGATTCAGAGAGCTTCCAGGTGAAACGGGTATTCAAGCGTGGCCGGGAGATGAAAAACCTCTCATACCAGCCTCCAGAGCCATTGAATATCAGATTCTCCTGCAGACTTCCCACAATAGCTGATCTTGCGATCCGGGGGGACGGCCCGGCACGGGTGATTGGACTTATTCCAGGCCAGATCGCAACGTGTGAGGAGATTCATGATGTTGTTGGATCTGATCTTCCCGATACGGATAGGGATATTCAGAAAGCGGTTGTCTGCGACAGATACCATGCATCAGGATTTGGTCTTGGGCTTGTCAGGGGCTTTGGCCTTTGGAATGGCGCTCTTGCAGCCAGTGTCTCTCATGATTCCCATAATATCGTTGCTGTTGGTGCCCGGGACGAAGATATCGTAGCTGCATTGGATCTGGTTGCATCACAGAATGGTGCAATGGCTGTTGTCTCAGAAGAGAAAACAACCATGCTTCCACTACCCTTTGGCGGTATCATGTCGGATAAGCCCTATCCTGAGGTTATCAGTATGCTTCAGAAGATAGATCAGCATGCCGGATCCCTTGGTGCAACAGACAACCCCTTCATGTACCTCTCGTTTCTTGCACTCACGGTTATTCCACAACTGCGCCTGACAGAACGTGGATTATTTGACAACACCAGTTTTACCAACACAGATCTCTTTCTCGACAGAGCACCGGTTTTGAAATAA